The genomic stretch AGGACCAGGATCTTAGTACGGTTGTTCTCGTTGCTCCAGTAGACCATGGTGCAGTAGCTCTGGCCCTCCAGCTCCTTGACGTTGGCGAACGTGAACTCGGGCAGGGCCAACACCACGGCCAGTAGCCAGACGCAGGCACACACCAACTTGCTGCAGCTCAGCCGCTGTTTCTTGGAGTTCTGGGCCATGGTGGGCTGGACGATGACCACGTAGCGATCGACGCTGATGCAGGTGAGCAGTAGCATGCTGCTGAAGAAGTTGATCTTGTAAAGGGCCGAGGTGACCTTGCAGAGGCCCGGGCCGAAGCTCCATCCCTGGGTGGCCTCCACGGCCCAGAAGGGCAGAGTGCCCAGGAAGAAGAGGTCGGCCACAGCTAGGTTCAACAGGTAGACATCGGTCATGGTCTTGAGACGCTGGCGGAAGTGGAGGTAGATCCAAACTACGGTCAGGTTGCCCAGGCCGCCCAGGATGATGATGGTCCAGTAGAGAGGCGGTTCGTACTGGCCTCGGAATTCCCTGACGGCATATTTGTCGCACATAAAGCCGTCCAGATTGTCCTCACCAGCCGTGGGGGTGAAGCTGGAGTCATAGTCATACACCTGTGTGTGAGACAGGACAGCATACTGTAGCTTGTTGGACATGTGGACCAATTGTGCGAGTAAATGATATGAGCAGAATACACAGTATGTAGACCATGGCTCTCTAATATTTTCTTTCATAAGAGcgacaaaaaatacaatatatgTATGTAATTGAACACTTGAAACGGTTATGAATTAAAATAATACAAATAGCTATTTCACACAAATATAACACACACAATCTTTTATACAAATTGTAAAAAAATGTATAAGTTGTTTACCTCTGAATCCATTAGTGAAGTCACCATGCCACCTATAACTGGCATCTGAAAAGAGAAGGAAGAGGAAAACAACATGAAAATAATACACAGCTATACAGAATATGTCATTGTGTAATATTGGCAGGCCTATTTAGTAATGTAATGCTTATTTTCTCTCAGTCTCCTGCTTGTAGATAGTCAATGTTTCACAAATTCCATATTATGTCTAGACTTGCATATCATTGCACATAGTTAGGCAAGAACACGACCTCCTTGTTTTACCATGCCTTATCACTTGCAGTCAAGTGATGGAACTACCACAAAACAATCTGATGGAACTACCACAAAACAATGTGTCAAGACATTTAGAAATGTCCTCACTTAGCATTTTGATCATTTTGATTGCACATCATTCAGAAATAATTGTCCAATCAGACGACAATGAAGTATCTAAATATCAAGCAAACAAACATCCTGTCGTGGCTAATCTATTTCTGAGCATAATGTAAAGAGACAAAGTCAGACAGAAATATTACAACACCATAAAGTGCATACTTTATAGTAATACATGGCGTTATTGATACACTTGAGAACACTGCATGAGACCAGCTTTTCAGACAATTCGACTTACTGTCATTCTCTGCTATTGTGAGTGAGATGTCAATCAGGcgcctgaattcaaaatgcttGTTGGTCGCTTCCTTCTCACTAAGTTGCTTTAGGGAACTGTCTGGCAACGGTCTGCTCTGCAGAGGCTTTTGAAGAATTCAGTTAAACCACAAGTGACGTGCATGAAATCAGTTTGCAAAGCAGGGTGATGCTCTATAGTATTCATTTGGGTGTTTTACCCCCTCTTGCCAGTGCAAACCTGCAGAATGCATAAAGACTGATTAAACTTCAGGGATTTTAGTCATTTATGAAATTGTGAATGTACCTGTCCAGTATACAATGAATGAGTCATAGGAAATTACTTTTTCTATTGTCAGCAGAATTTTCTTCTGCCGTATGTTTTCACCCCCATATGCAAGAAGAAAGCTTTCTCAAGACACCTTTGTTCATATACTGATTTACAGTAAATTGCTCAGTGGTGTACTTATATTTCGATTTTGGTTCAGAGATTTTGCTTTGAAATCTCCAATGTGACAATCAAAAATCCTATTACAATGTGTTTTAGACTTATTGACTGTAGAATAAGCATATGCATTATGATGTTTGCTGATGGCGCACACTCACCACACACAACCTCTTCCCTCCTCTTAGGAGTGGAGGCCTATACTGCACACAATGACTTAGGTTTGTTACTTCAGGCACCATGGCACAATGTTGTGGTTACCGTTTCATAATATTGCTGTAATTGATTGAGGAGATGGTCCACTCACCTTGGCCAGCGGGTACACTAACCTGGTGTCGCAGGCTGAATCAGGCCCTGATTAGGGGGGAAGGATGAAAACCAACACTGTAACACGAGGCTGCAACATGGGTGGGGGTAGAAACCTATTGTGCTATCGCTTAAATCcttattatatacagtatgttattatatattatttaCATGCAGATTTTAGTCTGTCTCTATTTGTCAAACGTTGGCTTGCTAAGTAGAGGCGCCGGGTTGACACTGGAGCAGATTAGTAAGGTGATACACTCAAACCAAATGCCGCCAAGTTAAAAATTGCTCAAGGTGTTACCGTACCTTTGTTTTTCACTCTGCATAACTGTTCAAGAGTGACACAGTGTCAGGCATGCTATCATGTGAAGATCGAGTCATAAACAATCAGATGAATTGAAGACATGACAACGCATTGAGGATATTTGACTTGTATGCATGGTCCAAAACCATTATGATATGTGTTGGCATTACATTTTGAAAACGTTTTGAATTTTGTAATGTACATAcggcctacactcttagaaaaaagggttcttcagctgtccccataggataaccctttttggttccaggtagaactcttttgggttccatgtagaaccctctgtagaaagggttctacatggaacccaaaatggtttttcaaagggttctcctatgggaacagccaaataacccatttaggttctagatagaggAGGTTCTAAGAGTTATAAGAGTTTAGGTTATTTTAGGTTCTAAAAGTGTATGAACAGTAATTTCTAAATGTCTAGTCTAGTAACAGCATGCCATCTCGGGTCACCTCTCTAATCGGCTCTGACTGAATAACCTCTGGATGCTACCAGCAGAATATGGAGATTCGACACTGTCATGCTTGCCTTGACTTGCCATTTAGGCCTCTGTGTTGTGTTAACAACTAGTGATATTTCACCTGTCTATCATATCAAGTGAATTTGCACATCATTTGAGCGAAGACATATTGAGAAACACAGACGTGGGCAGGAAAAGCAGTATAACTTAATGGAAATTACACagaagtaagtgtgtgtgtctctctcagtgtgtgtgtgtgtgtgtgtgtgtgtgtgtgtgtgtgtgtgtgtgccctacaCTGTAATAAGATATTTTTAAACTTTGCTTGAACTCTTCATCATAAGGGACTGCTTATGATGATAATAAAGCCTATAACCACTGTAATGGCACAAAGCAGCAAACTGGCTAGGCATATTGCTAACCAATAGCTTACCTAGATAACAGCTTTTGCCCTGACAGTGTAAAGCTAGTTGCTATAAGCTGACACCAACATGACTGTTTATAACATCTGGTATGCCATTATTTTAGTGTTATGTAGAACTTATGCTGAAGGGTGAAGATAAAGTGATATTAAACAGATCAATAGGGGGAAAGATTAATTCAAAACATGTTTGTTTATGCCATTTGATTTCCGACCTAGCCTTACATCACTATGTTTGGTACACTTGATTTGGAAATACTGAGATAGAAAGATTATATTAGATTCGTGATGAGAAAAGTGTTGCAATCAATCTTATGCAATGAAGCCggtaaaacaacacaacaactcGTGTTTTTGCGAGCCAGAACTCGTGTTTGGATGTAAAATGTTAATATATCATACCAATTTAACGTTAAGATACCAGTGTTCTCAAGACCAATTCACCATTAAAATGGATGTGTCATACTAATAGGAGAGGTAAATGAGAGTGCAGAGAGAATAACACATTGAAGCTCACCTCCAACATTGTAGCGCTAAACAGGGAAAGACAAACAACAAAGAATACTGTAATAATAAACTGATCATTGACCATGTGCAGCCAAAGTTAACTAAACAGAATCTTTGTCTCTGTGGTAGACTAGTGTCATTTAAAATGCTATATCTTTCTAACAGGAGGGTCTgtgtgtatcaaatcaaatcaaatcaaattttatttgacacatgtgccgaatacaacaggtgtagaccttacagtgaaatgcttatttacaagcccttaaccaacaatgcagttttaagaaaaaaaagtgtaaaatatagataagtaaaaaaatatagataactaataattaaagagcagcagtaaaataaaataacagtagggagactatataacggggggtaccggtacagagtcaatgtgcgggggcaccggttagtcccCGTGACTGGCCCTCTCCACATATCTTGGCCAGATGATATCCTACATTAAACAGGAAGACGGATAATAATTTCACTGCTCGTTATCTGCTCTACATGATAAtagtaatctagctagctaacgttaacccaAAGTCATCATTTATATATGACTCTGGTTAACCTAGGAGCTGTGCACATAACTAGATTATGTAGATAGCATTTGCCACTTCCTTTGTCCCCACAATGATGAAGCTTCCATACTTCAACTATTCggtttcaccaaaatattgttttCCGTCTACAGAGGCatatccaatgtgtgtgtgtgtgtttatgtgtgtgtgtgtatgtgcgcacgCTCTGTGTGTAAGGACCGCGGAGGTGCAGAAGGTTGTGTTCAAGATGAATGTGGAGAGGGCCAGTCACGGGGAGCAGCCCTGCCCACTGCTGCATGCACAGCCATGGAGCTATCGATatagtcattgtaaataagaatttgttcttaactgacttgcctagttaaaggcctctacttccagcccatacatactatatacattttatggacacagtcaaattctacaataattatattttgtttgtttttactcctgaacttcctccgatcattttcatgctgtccatctggtttgcttctatatgccatatttttctaactgtgctctttcacaaaagctctcaacctataacctatatacttattatggacacagtatgctttacattagttatcttgttgttattagttgttgttagttggtattagtcccatccttcagctccattcaacacctcccgtCTACctcaacaccatccatattggatttatatttgccatatatt from Coregonus clupeaformis isolate EN_2021a chromosome 21, ASM2061545v1, whole genome shotgun sequence encodes the following:
- the LOC121534911 gene encoding C-C chemokine receptor type 9; this translates as MTMPVIGGMVTSLMDSEVYDYDSSFTPTAGEDNLDGFMCDKYAVREFRGQYEPPLYWTIIILGGLGNLTVVWIYLHFRQRLKTMTDVYLLNLAVADLFFLGTLPFWAVEATQGWSFGPGLCKVTSALYKINFFSSMLLLTCISVDRYVVIVQPTMAQNSKKQRLSCSKLVCACVWLLAVVLALPEFTFANVKELEGQSYCTMVYWSNENNRTKILVLALQICMGFCLPLLVIVFCYAGIIRTLLKTRSFQKHKALRVILVVVAVFVLSQLPYNSVLVMEATQAANSTETDCDAAKRFDVVGQVLKSLAYTHACLNPFLYVFVGVRFRRDVLKLLRIYHCWPAKGKLGKIQGGPGRSSVMSDTDTTQALSL